A genomic segment from Lytechinus variegatus isolate NC3 chromosome 10, Lvar_3.0, whole genome shotgun sequence encodes:
- the LOC121423199 gene encoding N-sulphoglucosamine sulphohydrolase-like: TRPRSDHVFSLSRDLGCQNKKKETMELVVLALLMVILTPAVVFAQPPHDKRNVLVIIADDVGFETSVYNHTACKMPNLARLSQQSVTIRNAYTSVSSCSPSRSVILTGMPQHQNGMYGLHHQENHFMSFDTVKSLPLLLKPYGIHTGMIGKKHVGPKYVYKFDFERDSDTLNMLQCARNITQMKLYVREFFAEQNNSTPFMLYMGFNDAHRCGTDKFGTFCEKFGNGEEGMGIIEDWKPFYYEPKDVEVPYYLPDTLTTRIDITKQYTSLSRLDSGIGMLLAELERVGHLNDTLIIYTADNGIPFPNAKTNLFEPGMGEPMLISNPFDKNRWGQVSDSMTSTMDIVPTVLDWFGIPMPGTEEKTPKPVPKTTEPVPKTTEPPTLEKTQPSGTKLTGHSMIPITASEPVSGWDHVYASHNFHEVTMYYPMRVLRNRRYRLIHNLNNRAPYPLATDLYSCPTFLEILNNTISGQPTYWFKTLEDYYYRDEWELYDLQDDPHELKNLADDPDHQEIRQNMTAQLHSWMMETDDTWHCFPHGVRYGPNHGCGPKYDEPTQQGNPQVNIIH, translated from the exons ACACGCCCCCGATCCGATCACGTGTTCAGTTTGTCACGTGATCTTGGATgtcaaaacaaaaagaaagaaaccaTGGAACTCGTTGTTTTAGCCTTGCTAATGGTTATTTTGACACCTGCTGTAGTTTTTGCTCAGCCGCCCCATGACAAGCGAAATGTTCTCGTGATAATAG CTGATGATGTCGGGTTCGAAACATCCGTTTACAACCACACTGCCTGCAAGATGCCCAATTTGGCACGGCTGTCACAGCAGAGTGTAACAATACGCAATGCTTACACATCGGTTAGCAGCTGTTCACCGAGTCGGTCTGTGATCCTGACGGGAATGCCGCAGCACCAAAATGGGATGTACGGACTCCATCATCAGGAAAATCACTTCATGTCGTTTGATACAGTCAAGAGTCTACCTCTCCTTTTAAAACCATATGGAATTCATACAG GAATGATTGGAAAGAAGCATGTTGGACCAAAGTATGTCTACAAGTTTGACTTTGAACGAGATAGTGATACCCTCAACATGCTTCAGTGTGCAAGGAATATCACTCAAATGAAGCTTTATGTCAGAGAGTTCTTTGCAGAGCAGAACAATTCAAc CCCATTTATGTTGTACATGGGATTCAATGATGCCCATCGATGCGGAACAGACAAATTTGGCACTTTCTGTGAGAAATTTGGCAATGGTGAGGAAGGTATGGGGATCATAGAAGACTGGAAACCATTCTACTATGAACCCAAAGATGTGGAGGTTCCGTACTACTTACCGGATACCTTGACGACAAGAATTGACATCACCAAACAGTACACCTCACTCAGCAGATTAGATTCAG GTATCGGCATGCTGTTAGCTGAATTAGAACGAGTGGGTCATCTCAACGATACTCTGATCATCTACACAGCAGATAATGGTATCCCATTCCCCAATGCTAAGACAAATCTATTCGAGCCAGGGATGGGAGAACCGATGCTTATCTCAAACCCCTTTGACAAAAACAGATGGGGACAG GTGAGTGATTCCATGACAAGTACAATGGATATAGTACCCACAGTATTAGACTGGTTTGGTATACCTATGCCTGGCACGGAGGAGAAGACCCCCAAGCCAGTCCCAAAGACCACTGAGCCAGTCCCAAAGACTACTGAACCTCCAACTTTAGAGAAGACACAGCCATCTGGCACCAAACTCACTGGTCACTCCATGATACCTATCACTGCAAGTGAGCCTGTCTCAGGATGGGACCATGTGTACGCCAGCCACAACTTCCACGAGGTCACCATGTACTACCCCATGCGAGTCCTGCGCAACCGCCGCTACCGCCTCATCCATAACCTAAACAACCGAGCCCCGTACCCCTTGGCCACCGACCTCTATTCCTGTCCAACTTTCCTGGAGATCCTCAACAACACCATCAGCGGACAGCCCACCTACTGGTTCAAGACCCTCGAAGATTACTACTACCGTGACGAGTGGGAACTCTATGATCTTCAGGATGACCCTCATGAGTTGAAGAACCTTGCCGATGACCCTGATCATCAAGAGATAAGGCAGAACATGACCGCTCAGTTACATTCTTGGATGATGGAAACTGATGATACCTGGCATTGTTTTCCACATGGTGTGCGGTATGGTCCTAATCATGGATGTGGTCCCAAGTATGATGAACCTACTCAACAGGGGAACCCTCAAGTTAATATCATTCATTGA
- the LOC121422330 gene encoding LOW QUALITY PROTEIN: evolutionarily conserved signaling intermediate in Toll pathway, mitochondrial-like (The sequence of the model RefSeq protein was modified relative to this genomic sequence to represent the inferred CDS: deleted 2 bases in 1 codon), with protein sequence MASLGRHMILTCLKIRTISSPRNLPLQCVQRHFPTFFQLTEATQSFHSCARCLKNADIPGGSGISRVERNTMVLSKTLFEEASQDSPNKGAFKDVVTTFTELDKRRRGHIQFIETALRYMKAFGVEKDVDAYNKLLDVFPKGKYVAKNAYQSMFNHYPEQQVCGIKVLQQMEDNGVLPNNDTKEILISVFGRKAHPIKKYQRLMYWFPKFRNINPFPLPQEMPSDPIKLSEIGLKRISEYEAEFTVYSFDRSSETSVMCQGEDYSDLQGQDYIASVQSPDQKEDLAQHQIFRPLYVEGPYTLWLKTTRQSYYVLRTDPMELQDPIMYDRGQLPPAPREGNVYAMCMTSDGNRAVLSEWINRLQDENPHLARLTVIFNLFDKKGDGQETQVHHIGEGNKMLGS encoded by the exons ATGGCTTCATTAGGGCGTCATATGATCCTGACTTGCCTCAAGATTAGAACCATTTCTTCACCAAGAAACCTCCCACTACAGTGTGTGCAAAGACATTTTCCCACATTCTTTCAGCTAACTGAG GCAACGCAATCATTTCACAGCTGTGCTAGATGCCTTAAAAATGCAGACATCCCCGGAGGATCAGGCATCTCTAGAGTCGAGAGAAATACCATGGTCCTCTCTAAGACCCTCTTTGAGGAAGCATCGCAGGATTCACCAAAC AAAGGTGCCTTCAAGGATGTCGTCACCACCTTCACAGAGTTGGACAAGAGACGAAGAGGCCACATTCAGTTCATTGAGACGGCACTGAGATACATGAAGGCCTTCGGTGTGGAGAAGGACGTTGATGCCTACAACAAGTTGCTTGATGTCTTTCCCAAAGGAAAGTATGTTGCTAAGAATGCATATCAGTCCATGTTTAATCACTACCCAGAGCAACAGGTGTGTGGTATCAAGGTTCTACAGCAAATGGAAGACAATG GGGTCTTACCAAACAACGATACCAAGGAAATCCTTATCAGTGTTTTTGGTCGGAAGGCCCATCCCATCAAGAAGTACCAGCGCCTGATGTATTGGTTCCCTAAGTTCAGGAACATCAATCCTTTCCCGCTCCCCCAGGAGATGCCATCAGACCCCATTAAACTTAGCGAGATTGGACTGAAGAGGATATCAGAATATGAAGCAGAATTCACGGTTTATAGT TTTGATAGGTCTAGTGAGACATCAGTAATGTGCCAGGGCGAGGATTACTCTGATCTCCAAGGCCAGGACTACATCGCTAGTGTGCAGAGTCCAGACCAGAAAGAGGACCTGGCCCAGCACCAAATCTTCAGACCTCTCTATGTGGAAGGACCATACACACTATGGCTCAAAACAACCAGGCAATCATACTATGTGTTAAGAACAGACCCAATGGAGTTACAGGACCCCATCATGTATGACAGAG GTCAACTTCCCCCAGCCCCTCGAGAAGGCAATGTCTACGCCATGTGCATGACCAGCGATGGAAACCGAGCAGTGTTGAGTGAATGGATCAATAGACTACAAGATGAAAATCCTCACTTAGCGAGGCTCACAGTCATTTTCAACCTGTTTGACAAGAAAGGTGATGGCCAGGAGACCCAGGTTCATCATATAGGAGAAGGAAACAAGATGCTTGGGAGTTGA